The DNA sequence tcactgtatttttaagGTAGTAACTATGGCTACCATGGTAATTGTTGGAGGTTTGTTGTGATGGAGCAGGACGGCGGGGATGCGCGTTCACACAGTCGTCACCCTCCAAGCGTCCGTCACGCGCCTCTGCCTTTACTACTTACACGCCTCTCCTTCACTAATTTCAGCTGCATCTGGGTCCTTCACAGCACACACTAAGTACACACATGAAAACACATATAAAAGCCATTAACGCTGACAAAATGACACAAATTGAAATGCAACatcgaaaaaaaaaattacttgtgGGTAAAATGTTATCCAAGATGTGTTTTGCGTTATGAACAAACAGCCGACAGAGATCACACTTGAGTCCATAGACATCACATCACTGCCATCTAGCGGTCAACGGTAAAGGACTGTTGAAGCTAGTcacaaaaagagaaacaaaCCAAATGTTACTGACATAATTACAACCCCTGGCAAACATTATGGAATCACCACACTTAGAGGATGTTCACCcagattttttactttatagcaaacaaacaaatacctCGAACAAAtccacttacattttttttttattattattattaatggcatGTCTTTTTCCAGAGCAAGTAGAGGAAAAAAGTATGGAATCACTCAATGTTGAGGAGAAAAATATGGAATCATCAACAACCCAATTGTTGCTCCTCCTCTGGCTTTTGACAGCCTGAATTCTTTGAGGACTTCattaatgaaaaacaatattCCCCATCAAGCTGGTTTCAACTTTCTCAAATAGCGTTTGACAGATCAGCTTTGCAGGGTGGAGCCTTGTCATGGACCAGTGTTTATAATTTCCACCATAAATTTTCAATTGGCTTGAGATCTGGACATGTCTTTGAGTTGATGTGCCTTTCCTGAAGAAAAGCTTTAACACTCTTTGCTCTGTGGCGAGATGCGTTATCATCCTGAAAAATTATTTCATCTTCACCAAACCTATTTTCTGTCAATGGAATGAGAAAAGTGTCCACAATTTCAATGTACACCAGTGCGTTTACTGTTGAGGTAATGATTGTCATCTCCCCTGGTCCTTTACCTGACATGCACCCCCATATCATAAATGAGTTGTTTTCTTCAGCCAGTCATCTTTATATATTTCGGCACCTGACAAAAGTTCCAGCGTAATCTCCTTGGCTAATGCTGATTCGTGATCCTTCGCTTTCATCCAATCATCCAGAATCCATGATTGTGTCTCTTTATCCCACTGTaaccttgttttcttttgtttaagtGTTAGTACTCATTTTCATTTGGCGTTTCTATATGTAAGCTCTATAAGTTCAAGCTGGTTTTTTCCAGTTCTGTCCCAAAAATTGGCTCCTgattctgtctgtttttcttttgttttgttgtgtgttttctattgtaaaggCATATTGCTTTGAGATGTCTATCTTGACATCTTCCTTGGTCTGCCCGTATGTCTTGCTTTATAACCTCCTCATTTAGTTTATACTTGCATCAAATTTTAGACACAGCTGACTGGGAGAAACCAACTTCTTTGGCCATACTCCGTATTGAAATTCCTTGTTGAAGGAGGTTTATAATCCGTTCCATTGTTTCAACTGAGAAATATGGAATCCTTTCAATTAGCCAAGTCAAACAACCCATTAAGGTGCAAGCTCTCCCTTTTAACTACTGACTAATTAGCATTTTTAGACTTGTCCcagtatttgtttaaaatggaaattaacAGATGGttccttattttttttccacaacattGAGTGATTCCATACTTTTTTCCTCTACTTGCTCTGGAAAAAGAAAtgccattattaataataacaaaagtgGATTTGATTGAGGTGTTTCCTGAAGACAGAATGTTAAGCTATTgaacaaaaccttttttgtgtcatatctgtgatttgtttatttgctataaagtaaaaaatttgAGTGAACATCCTCAAAGTGTCCATAATGTTTGCCAGGGATTGTATAAATCCATTTACTCTTAGACAGCGATTAAGGACCCGAACCAAAGGTGTTTGCCTGATCCTGAAGTCCTCATCATGTTATACTGGATAAAGTAATCTCTCAAATGTAAAGATGTTAATGCTAATTTACAATACTGTGTAAACACAAagtcttttaaaaatgtgacaaaggaataatcaaaataaggaaatagaaaaagaaaacttttttgtttattcatCGTTGAACACAAAATGTGAAATGTATTTGGGTTTCAGTCAGTAGCAAATGTGTACCCACTAATGGGATTTTTGTCTCTAAGTGGTGCTTTTATGAAGTCTGCAGTTTGAAATGTCTTtagagacaaaaaaacaaacactaacAATCAAGTGCATGTCCATTTGATGAGTCATGTCTTCgttttctttaaattattcACATCCTTGAATTTTCACCTTTTTCCTGGTACACGtacacatttaaacacattaaaatggtTGTTCCTGTTAACAAATTCATAATTGATTAACCAGTATGTATTCAAGGACATTCCCACAAATTGATTTATGGGATAGTGAATGTAAAACGTATTGAATAGACAAAAAATAACTACTCAATACTTTGAACATGTTCTTCAGCAGCCGATAAAGCTGTCCAGTTATCTTGAAGCAGAAATGAGGTCTGCTTGAGACACTTCCACGTCCATGTTCTCCCAAATTAGATTGTCTTCAGATCACGCCacagatttatttaattcaCATCTAGGCAATTACAGAATACTAACCTTCAAATCATTTCCTCATCTTTGGGTCATTGTCTAACAACATGTTCCAGTCTTTGTTTATCTGTCTCTAATTATCGTATTATCAGTGATCAAATGTATCTTGTTACATAATGAAATGCTACAAACACAGAAGGTGAGCAAATGTCAGTAACAGTTTAACAAACTCGAGCATTTTCCCTCTTTCAGAGGTAACGACAATGGCATTTGTGAAAGAATTTGAAATCTGTGCAGATCAGCTCTGAGCTCTCCAACAATTTTGTAATGCTGAAACATCaccaaaaacaaagaaaatacataaaaactcATAGTAAATTTCTTTCAGATTGTGCTAAGGATGTATTTGAGTGCACTGTAACAAGgatgcagtatatatatatatatatataaaagtttaaTATCAATAAGAATCATACATTTATAGAGCAActcttaaaactgaaataaaacaccaAGCATTTACAACACAGATAATTTAATGGACTTCAAAGTACTTTCATTAAACACtccacatattttattacacagACATTAGACACTTTCACAGAAATGAAACTGTATTATAAAGTCTTTCACTAAAGCCCAATAACTGCTTGGCTATAAAGATCTCAAGCCAAAACCATTTTGACTGTGCAAACGTGTCTTCAACGTCAGGGGAAAAGACACATGCTGCTCTTCTGGGTTTACATAGTGTCcacaacagaacaaacaagaTCTGTGTTGCAGTATTTGACGCATCAAAAATGCATGATTGAGCGGCACGTTTGTGTGCTGGAGGCAGGAGCAGTTTATGTTGTCCTAACAGAGAAGTGCCATATTTATGATGATGTCTGGCCGTCAGGGTTCACTGTCTCTGCCTGTGGCTGTTTCTCTGGAACATTCGTCTCCGTGTCTCTTTGCTGCTCTGCCAACATGTCAGTCAACTTCATGTTCAGCAAAGGGTTCCGAGACTCtggtgccacctgctggttataaAGGAACATGATGGATGACGAAAGAGAAGTAGTCTAAAGAATAATTCAGCTCTCAGACTCGTACTCACCGCAGGTCCTCCTCTCTTTCTTAAATGAACTCCCTCTGCGAGCAGTGCTTTTGCGGTCTCTTCAAACAGCAGCTCAGGTTTGACATCCCCTCGGCTTTCTAATTCACTGTACTTCATCACAAACCTGAACGACGAAGTACACAACTAAATCAAACAgcacagaaaattaaaaataaaaagatgtttAATCTCCCATTATAACTTACCTCTGACACGTAGAAACAAAGTTGAGCCTAAGGAGCTCAAAAGCTCTGGGTCCACTACCGTACACCTCGAAGAACTTCCTAAATCACAGATTAAAAGTCATGTAGATTTACTGCACAGGTTCCTGCAAGCACGCAAGATTAATGCAGTTATCATCAACTAATGGGCCACGACACAAAAATGGATTGGAGGTCTTTTCCGAAAGGATCTGACAGCAGTAAAATCTGGGACTAAATTAATGAAATTTTATATAGACTATCATTTGAGTGTTTGGAGTTTGTAagattgtttttgaaagtcttttaggcTGCgtttatctgatcaaaaatacagaaatattgtgaaatattataaagtaactattctatattttaaaatgtaatttattcctgtgatgacaaagctgaattttcagcagccattactcacgtgatctttcagaaatcaatctaatattctaatatatttGGAGAAattttcttatcaatgttgaaaacaagcttgatatttttgtgtccaggattctctgatgaatataaagttcaaaagaacagtgtttatttgaaacggaaatcttttgtaacattataaatgtctttactgtcacatttaacgcatccttgctgaaaaaagtattcatttcttactgaccccaaacttttaaatagtagTGTATACAGCACCAAGACATATCCTCCTGAGACCCAgagaaaaaaaggttttgaatttagtatttttttcacatcattacattgtttagagcataagaaacaaatgggggaaaaaaacatttctgaaaaattatattttattcatatgttatgctATTTCCTCTGTAGTGGACAGCAGGACTAAAttgcttaaaaaataaaatgacatgaaatgacacgtataggcaaaaacaatgggatttttttttttttttttaaatcaccaatcaatttttaggcttcaggattttttttaaccaaactttGTATAAAGATAATTCTtaactatgttatgaaagatagaatcgatattttactttatgcaatatgtgGGTAAAATGGCCATACATGGGTTTCCCATTCAATACAATGCATCTATACactatctaatttgcatattaatgtgttcatGGAGCAACatgcaatgaaaaaaagaagtgtaataatgggagtaataactggcaacattttcataataacatcTAATAAGTaataggaatattgatatataatttctttctctattcacttgttgtgtcTCCTAAAATGCCTGGTAAacatgatttaaagggttagttcacccaaaaatgaaaataatgtcattaattcctcaccctcatgtcgttccacaccctgtaagaccttcgttcatcttcagaacacaaattaagatatttttgatgaaatccgatggctcagtgaggcctgcatagccagcaatgacatttcctctctcaagatccattaatgtactaaaaacatatttaaatcagttcatgtgagtacagtggttcaatattaatattataaagccacgagaatatttttggtgcaccaaaaaaacatcgttatgaatcttttgcgTCGAATCAGcgattcggagcgccaaagtcacgtgatttcagcagtttggcaggtttgacacgcgatccgaatcatgattcgacacaaaagattcataacgctccgaagcttcatgaagcagtgttttgaaatcggccatcactatataagtcgttattttgtttttttggcgcaccaaaaatattctcgaggctttataatattaatattgaaccactgtactcacatgaactgatttaaatatgtttttagtacattaatggatcttgacagaggaaatgtcattgctggctatgcaggcctcactgagccatcggatttcatcaaaaatatcttaatttgtgttctgaagatgaacgaaggtcttacgggtgtggaacgacatgagggtgaggaattaatgacagaaatttcatttttgggtgaactaaccctttaagtcctggtgtcctctacagtggtcatgtatgaaatcaatgccCTGTTtcgtaacagaaagtcatattttgattataAACCCCATAACATTTACCTGAGATAttgatttataacaaacaatttgaaaattaattcgatttaaatgataattacaaaatattatcatatttccataagaGTGCCAATTTTGATTTTCAGTCATATTTAAAGACCAAGGAGTTGATGTTGTCGTAGGGAAACCTCTAAAAATGTGGTTTCTCTGcaaagccctgaatgtgctctGTACAGGAAACTGACATGTGAAgtcagagaaaatcactcaaatataatgtccactacagaggacagAAGTCTGTTCCTGGGTCCCAGGAGGATATGAAGGGCACACAGATCAATGGCCATGGGGAGAGCGAAACTGCTGAAAGCAAAGATTTTAAATGAAGTTACTAAAGATGATATATTAGCGTTTTGAACTTACGCTCGTATTTCATCCTCCTTGTACAAGATTTCAGGAACATTATCTTCTGCGTGTTTCTTCAGTGGTCTCACAGGTTTCTCGTAGAGAGGCTCTCTCTTCGGAGGAAAAGCAGCATACACATCAAACCAGATGGGCTTTTCCTCCTGCTTGATGACTCCAGCTCGCATTAAATCACGAACCCTTTGAAAACAATCAATCCTTCAGAACTCGAACGAGCAACACATGAAAAACTGCAGCAAAACACTGTATTTACACCATACAAAGtgtctttgttttattattttagattaaataaGCGTTCTTGGCATTATAGAAGGATTTTACATAGtaataatacac is a window from the Ctenopharyngodon idella isolate HZGC_01 chromosome 15, HZGC01, whole genome shotgun sequence genome containing:
- the mrps23 gene encoding 28S ribosomal protein S23, mitochondrial isoform X1 — protein: MAGSRIEKFGTVFTRVRDLMRAGVIKQEEKPIWFDVYAAFPPKREPLYEKPVRPLKKHAEDNVPEILYKEDEIRAKFFEVYGSGPRAFELLRLNFVSTCQRFVMKYSELESRGDVKPELLFEETAKALLAEGVHLRKRGGPAQVAPESRNPLLNMKLTDMLAEQQRDTETNVPEKQPQAETVNPDGQTSS
- the mrps23 gene encoding 28S ribosomal protein S23, mitochondrial isoform X2; protein product: MAGSRIEKFGTVFTRVRDLMRAGVIKQEEKPIWFDVYAAFPPKREPLYEKPVRPLKKHAEDNVPEILYKEDEIRAKFFEVYGSGPRAFELLRLNFVSTCQRFVMKYSELESRGDVKPELLFEETAKALLAEGVHLRKRGGPAVAPESRNPLLNMKLTDMLAEQQRDTETNVPEKQPQAETVNPDGQTSS